GAGATATTTTTATCAATTACATCGTTGCCTTGAAGTATCAAGTTTTGCAAGACTATGGCTGAATTAACATAAATAGTATGCCATTTTCTATAGTGAATAAGAATAATAGCCAGTAAGACCCCAAATATGATTAGGATAACTGAAAATATATCCTTAACTTCCCCAAGTTTATCTAAAGAGCTAAAAAATATTACTACAACTGCTGCAAAAAAACCTAATATTTGGTCTCTCTTCTTGTCTGTTTCCTTTAAATGCTCGTGACACTGCTTATAGATTTCATCTAAAATATTCACTCTCAATAATAATCTCCTTCCTCAGAGCATGTTGGCTAACTAGGGAATATCCGCACCATTTCGCCTATACTCCCAAAATGGAAGGATAGGCGAAGTATTTTTAATGCGTAACCGTTTTATATTGAAACACCGGGCTGTTTTTCTCCAATATCAGATTCTCGGTGGAGAGGTTGAAAATGTCTTCCAAACTATACCTTTCTGTTGCTCCGATGATCTCAAGGCCGATGATTTTTCCTTCTTCATCAATATCCAGATTTATTCCCTCTTCCACCTCTCTTGTATGTGAAACTTTTTTCTCCTGGATTCTTATATAGAGAGCGTCCACCTCTTTATCGTATTCAATCTTCATAGCAGCCTCCTATTTGTTTTTGTCTAT
This Deltaproteobacteria bacterium DNA region includes the following protein-coding sequences:
- a CDS encoding DUF2283 domain-containing protein, translated to MKIEYDKEVDALYIRIQEKKVSHTREVEEGINLDIDEEGKIIGLEIIGATERYSLEDIFNLSTENLILEKNSPVFQYKTVTH